One stretch of Saccharopolyspora erythraea DNA includes these proteins:
- a CDS encoding DUF3558 family protein — translation MSTAAVVAFAVVPLVLGGCGSGMGSGPSPSSGTASPESGSANALAGMDPCRSFTADEAAQLGTEGPGRAKELAGSRTCRWQVPAGTLTVGFDDKRALSGLNFADFHVTDTDLAGRTAKLAEGDPGAGSCQVAFEVADSSSATVHAVASDMNNETACQLAQQVAPMVEAKLPR, via the coding sequence ATGTCGACGGCCGCCGTGGTCGCATTCGCCGTGGTTCCACTGGTACTCGGCGGGTGCGGATCCGGAATGGGAAGCGGGCCCTCACCGAGCAGCGGTACCGCATCTCCGGAATCGGGTTCCGCCAACGCACTGGCGGGGATGGACCCGTGCCGGAGCTTCACCGCGGATGAGGCAGCCCAGCTCGGAACGGAAGGACCTGGCCGGGCCAAGGAACTCGCAGGATCGAGAACCTGCCGGTGGCAGGTCCCGGCCGGGACGCTCACCGTGGGATTCGACGACAAGCGTGCCCTTTCGGGCCTGAACTTTGCGGACTTCCACGTCACGGACACCGATCTCGCTGGTAGGACGGCAAAGCTCGCCGAAGGCGACCCCGGTGCCGGCTCATGCCAGGTTGCGTTCGAGGTCGCTGACTCGTCGTCGGCGACGGTCCACGCGGTCGCGAGTGACATGAACAACGAGACGGCTTGTCAGTTGGCACAGCAGGTCGCGCCGATGGTGGAAGCGAAGCTTCCCCGGTAG
- a CDS encoding ESX secretion-associated protein EspG, giving the protein MVDSFALSLEAADILGEDLRVNLRRFPFEIPHFGTTLDQRAAIRREVWAELSSRGLADQRRPEPDVETAVKLVDRSNLSIAITSYEVGSEDVFRGCVAVSGRTGVLARQEPRGVRFEYVDVRGLARICAQLLPTHPEGRLEAATVSAGTPEPANRRADDEEQSWLGAVQKSAGGRSGSELRKAQAIMALPLLRVGYFVVSGHDGAGQPVRLPAIGWRDTEDGRYSVTTRRNQAGERWNTFAAADVPKMARYLDEQLAQLVG; this is encoded by the coding sequence GTGGTCGATTCGTTCGCATTGTCGCTGGAGGCGGCCGACATCCTGGGCGAGGACCTGCGAGTCAACTTGCGGCGGTTCCCGTTCGAGATCCCCCATTTCGGCACGACACTCGATCAACGCGCGGCGATCCGCCGGGAGGTTTGGGCGGAGCTGAGCAGTCGCGGACTGGCCGACCAGCGCCGTCCGGAGCCCGACGTGGAAACGGCGGTGAAGCTCGTCGACCGCTCGAACCTGTCGATCGCGATCACCTCCTACGAAGTCGGGTCCGAGGACGTGTTCCGCGGCTGTGTGGCGGTTTCCGGCCGCACGGGCGTGCTCGCGCGACAGGAGCCACGGGGCGTGCGGTTCGAGTACGTCGACGTGCGCGGGCTGGCCCGGATCTGCGCGCAGCTGCTGCCCACCCACCCAGAGGGACGTCTCGAGGCGGCCACCGTGTCGGCCGGGACACCGGAACCGGCGAACCGCCGTGCCGACGACGAGGAGCAGTCCTGGCTCGGCGCGGTGCAGAAGTCGGCCGGCGGCCGCAGCGGGAGCGAGCTGCGCAAGGCGCAGGCGATCATGGCCCTGCCGCTGCTGCGGGTCGGCTACTTCGTCGTCAGCGGCCACGACGGCGCGGGGCAGCCGGTGCGGTTGCCCGCGATCGGCTGGCGCGACACCGAGGACGGCCGCTACAGCGTGACGACCCGGCGCAACCAGGCGGGCGAGCGGTGGAACACCTTCGCCGCCGCCGACGTCCCGAAGATGGCCCGCTACCTCGACGAGCAGCTCGCTCAGCTCGTGGGCTGA
- a CDS encoding ABC transporter ATP-binding protein — MTTALNAAGVEVRGVPSEAAIVADVDFTLAPGEILGLIGESGSGKTTLGLAMLRYCKRGTRIAGGRITVGDTDLVGLSPSEAAAMRGRRVAYIPQSPASALNPALRLLTQLSECVHDVSGSRARERIRQVLEEVALPGDDEFLRRYPHELSGGQQQRIAIAMAFVGRPEVVVLDEPTTGLDVTTQKRVLTTIREMCERHGTAGVYISHDMAVVAELADRIAVMYSGRIVETGPTGQVLAHPRHHYTAGLVLAVPDLDGSRAMQAIDGHAPSPLDRPDGCAFAPRCAAATAECRDQVPELVEVSAEHLIRCLNPRSELLEVTPRDSDPAAVEAKPVLEVEGVGAWYTKTPVLRDVTLSVPAGSCLALLGESGSGKTTLSRCLAGLHPKHRGSVRLHGTELARSSAKRTREQRRQVQYVFQNPYESLNPRRRVRDLVAQPISVLGDGSATGTGERVIEALELAALRPDIAERYPDQLSGGERQRVAIARALVTRPEVLVCDEITSALDVSVQSAIVDLLRGLQEKMGLSLVFVTHNIALVRNIAQQVAVLQDGRIVEQAPVAELFASPQHEYTRSLLVDAPNFQIEGAL; from the coding sequence ATGACGACTGCGCTGAACGCCGCCGGCGTCGAGGTCCGCGGCGTGCCCTCGGAGGCCGCGATCGTCGCCGACGTCGACTTCACCCTCGCACCGGGCGAGATCCTGGGCCTGATCGGCGAGTCGGGTTCGGGCAAGACCACGCTCGGGCTGGCGATGCTGCGCTACTGCAAGCGCGGCACGCGCATCGCCGGTGGGCGCATCACCGTCGGGGACACCGACCTGGTGGGGCTGTCCCCCTCGGAGGCCGCGGCGATGCGCGGCAGGCGGGTCGCCTACATCCCGCAGTCCCCGGCGTCGGCGCTCAACCCGGCGTTACGGCTGCTGACGCAGCTCTCCGAATGCGTGCACGACGTGTCGGGCTCGCGGGCGCGGGAGCGCATCCGGCAGGTGCTGGAAGAGGTCGCGCTGCCCGGCGACGACGAGTTCCTGCGCCGCTACCCGCACGAGCTCTCGGGAGGGCAGCAGCAGCGGATCGCGATCGCGATGGCCTTCGTCGGACGCCCGGAGGTCGTGGTCCTCGACGAGCCGACCACGGGGCTCGACGTCACCACGCAGAAGCGGGTGCTGACCACCATCCGCGAGATGTGCGAGCGGCACGGCACCGCGGGCGTCTACATCTCGCACGACATGGCCGTCGTCGCCGAGCTGGCCGACCGCATCGCGGTGATGTACTCGGGGCGCATCGTGGAGACCGGGCCGACCGGGCAGGTGCTCGCGCACCCTCGCCACCACTACACCGCCGGGCTGGTGCTGGCGGTGCCGGACCTGGACGGCTCCCGCGCGATGCAGGCCATCGACGGCCACGCGCCCTCGCCGCTGGACCGGCCCGACGGTTGCGCCTTCGCGCCGCGGTGCGCGGCGGCCACCGCCGAATGCCGCGACCAGGTACCCGAGCTGGTGGAAGTGTCGGCGGAGCACCTGATCCGCTGCCTGAACCCGCGCTCGGAACTGCTCGAGGTGACCCCGCGCGACTCGGATCCGGCGGCGGTCGAAGCGAAACCGGTGCTGGAGGTCGAGGGAGTCGGTGCCTGGTACACGAAAACGCCCGTGCTGCGGGACGTGACGCTGTCGGTGCCCGCCGGGTCGTGCCTGGCGCTGCTCGGCGAGTCCGGCAGCGGCAAGACGACGCTGTCGCGCTGCTTGGCCGGGCTGCACCCGAAGCACCGGGGATCGGTGCGCCTGCACGGGACGGAACTCGCGCGCAGCAGCGCCAAGCGCACCCGCGAGCAGCGCCGCCAGGTGCAGTACGTGTTCCAGAACCCGTACGAGTCGCTGAACCCGCGGCGGCGGGTGCGCGACCTGGTGGCTCAGCCGATCTCGGTGCTGGGCGACGGTTCGGCCACCGGCACCGGCGAGCGCGTCATCGAGGCGCTGGAGCTGGCGGCGCTGCGGCCCGACATCGCCGAGCGCTACCCCGACCAGCTCAGCGGCGGCGAACGGCAGCGCGTCGCGATCGCGCGGGCGCTGGTCACCAGGCCCGAGGTGCTGGTCTGCGACGAGATCACCTCCGCGCTGGACGTCTCGGTGCAGTCGGCGATCGTGGACCTGCTGCGCGGACTCCAGGAGAAGATGGGGCTGTCGCTGGTCTTCGTCACGCACAACATCGCGCTGGTGCGCAACATCGCCCAGCAGGTCGCGGTGCTGCAGGACGGCCGGATCGTCGAGCAGGCACCGGTGGCGGAGCTCTTCGCCTCCCCTCAGCACGAGTACACGCGCTCACTGCTGGTCGACGCCCCGAACTTCCAGATCGAAGGGGCGCTCTGA
- a CDS encoding GNAT family N-acetyltransferase, whose product MDFELDDSLDRVDRDVLWDFMSSQAYWGRWRSREDLERQLAGAWRVVGAYERPGGRMIGFARAFSDGVASAYLADVFTVPEARGHGVGKALVRTMIDEGPGQEFRWMLHTDDAHGLYRGFGFAEPDQTYMERRASGSRAQAPEGGVQRQSGAAGSQPTS is encoded by the coding sequence ATGGACTTCGAGTTGGACGACTCCCTCGACCGCGTCGACCGGGACGTGCTGTGGGACTTCATGTCCAGCCAGGCGTACTGGGGCCGCTGGCGCTCTCGCGAGGACCTGGAGCGCCAGCTCGCCGGGGCGTGGCGCGTCGTCGGCGCCTACGAGCGGCCCGGCGGCCGGATGATCGGGTTCGCCCGGGCCTTCTCCGACGGCGTTGCGAGCGCCTACCTGGCCGACGTGTTCACCGTCCCGGAGGCCCGCGGGCACGGCGTCGGCAAGGCGCTGGTGCGGACGATGATCGACGAGGGGCCCGGACAAGAGTTCCGCTGGATGCTGCACACCGACGACGCCCACGGCCTGTACCGCGGTTTCGGCTTCGCCGAACCCGACCAGACCTACATGGAGCGCCGGGCGTCCGGCAGCCGCGCCCAGGCCCCGGAGGGCGGCGTTCAGCGACAGTCCGGCGCCGCCGGGAGTCAGCCCACGAGCTGA
- a CDS encoding serine hydrolase domain-containing protein — protein sequence MAVVHGRFDEAFDHVAAEFAAVLDADGGAGSAFAVFRDGRPVVELHGGHRDPDGEQPMTADTLMPVFSGTKGVVSTAIALLVERGAIDPDARVAEYWPEFAAAGKQDVLVRHVLSHAAGLPYPERRITPEQSLDNPGMAALLARQSPLWPVGERVAYHALTFGWLAAELVRRTDGREIAHFVRDEITTALGVDVWLGLPSSQWHRTGRCWRSPDYRVANRLDTAESRAHTEKVYGNPPSLVGDGTPWNTEGWWTGGVPGGGAMATAGGMAGVYAALVSGNLVSPSTLDRVHREESRGEDPGTGRPLVFGLGFEVQDPLGTYGPEPVAFGHSGAGGSLHGCWPHRGVAFSYVPCMMRPEEDDGRAQRLLTALHTCLG from the coding sequence ATGGCGGTGGTGCACGGGCGCTTCGACGAGGCGTTCGACCACGTCGCAGCGGAGTTCGCGGCGGTCCTGGACGCCGACGGCGGCGCGGGCAGCGCCTTCGCGGTGTTCCGCGACGGCCGTCCCGTCGTGGAGCTGCACGGCGGACACCGCGACCCCGACGGCGAGCAGCCGATGACGGCGGACACGCTGATGCCGGTCTTCTCCGGCACGAAAGGCGTCGTGTCCACCGCGATCGCGCTGCTCGTCGAGCGCGGGGCGATCGATCCGGACGCGCGGGTGGCCGAGTACTGGCCGGAGTTCGCGGCGGCGGGCAAGCAGGACGTGCTGGTACGGCACGTGCTTTCGCACGCCGCCGGGCTGCCGTACCCGGAGCGGCGGATCACGCCGGAGCAGTCCCTGGACAACCCGGGCATGGCCGCGCTGCTCGCACGGCAGAGTCCACTGTGGCCGGTCGGCGAACGGGTCGCCTACCACGCCCTCACCTTCGGCTGGCTGGCAGCCGAGCTCGTGCGCCGCACCGACGGCCGCGAGATCGCGCACTTCGTGCGCGACGAGATCACCACCGCGCTCGGCGTCGACGTGTGGCTCGGCCTGCCGTCGTCCCAGTGGCACCGCACCGGACGGTGCTGGCGCTCCCCTGACTACCGGGTGGCGAACCGCCTGGACACCGCGGAGAGCCGCGCGCACACCGAGAAGGTCTACGGCAACCCGCCGTCGCTGGTCGGCGACGGCACGCCGTGGAACACCGAAGGGTGGTGGACCGGCGGCGTGCCCGGCGGCGGGGCGATGGCCACCGCCGGCGGCATGGCGGGCGTGTACGCGGCGCTGGTGAGCGGCAACCTCGTCAGCCCGTCGACGCTGGACCGCGTGCACCGGGAGGAAAGCCGCGGCGAGGACCCCGGCACCGGTCGCCCGCTGGTCTTCGGCCTCGGCTTCGAGGTGCAGGATCCGCTGGGCACCTACGGCCCGGAACCGGTCGCCTTCGGCCACAGCGGTGCGGGCGGCTCCCTCCACGGCTGCTGGCCGCACCGCGGCGTCGCCTTCTCGTACGTGCCGTGCATGATGCGCCCGGAGGAGGACGACGGCCGCGCCCAGCGCCTGCTCACCGCCCTGCACACCTGTCTGGGGTGA